Genomic DNA from Buteo buteo chromosome 21, bButBut1.hap1.1, whole genome shotgun sequence:
TAAGACAGGCTGTCTGAAGCTTCCAATTTCACTGAACAAGCATCTACTTATCTCAAACCAGAGGTGACCAAGGGGAGTAATACAAGACTGAGAAGTCCTACCTCCATACATAACTGTGCCAGTATAGTTGAAGACCACACGACACTGATCCAGTGCAGGTACTGTGTGTAATAAATGGAAAGTTCGGAGGTCCCACTGAAAAAATACGGGCTAAGGAGCAACAAACAATTGAAAGTTTCTATTTCCTCTTCAACACAGTGGCACACAACTGATTAATTGCACTCAAGAAACTTAATTGCCACCCTCTTGTAAATATGACAGAACTAGAGTCAGATTCTAGCACCACAATCCCTTCCACgtgttcaaaatgaaaaagcactTACTCAAACTGTCATTCCCAGTCATGAGAGGTTACTGCAGTGGCTTCAAAGTTGATCTTGGTAAGGGATGGGAAGAGAGCAGATGTACCACAGAGTatgttagaaaagaaaatctctcttgctctctctctgtGTTAAGTATTTCCTCTAGGCCATATCAGAGGCAGAATCTAGATTTAAATTAGCTAGCTGTCTGATGGTCCCTACTTACTTGCTTCACAGatgaaaactgtttttaccATACATAACCTGTAACACAGCAGACCATTAATACAACTTCTGCAAACAGCTACATGTTTATCAATACAAATTCTTTAGGTCCCAGCACATCAGTCACCACAGTGGCCAAAGGATACAATTTCTGTGTTGACTATGACCTCTAGCCCATTGGGATGGAAAACACCACTGATGGTCATGTTGAATTTGTCAAACTTGTGGATGGCTTGTGCCGATCTGACATCCCAGAGGACACCATCATTTAGGACAAGGTCATCAGTGGGGTTAAAGGTGGCACAGTTCTTCTTGTAGTTGTTGGCAAGATCTGGGTTAAACAGAGTCAATAGCTTGTTGCCAGTCTGAATATCATAGATCttttagattaaaaagaaaaagaaagattagtCACAATTTGTAATATACCTGTGCCTAAGATCACCCCATGTTCCCCCTTCTAGATTGTTTCCAGAATCACCCCATTtcccattttgcttttccatttcaagTGAGAGCACTCCAAAAATAACCCTTCCTACCAGTCCTTCAATAGTTTTTCACAGCTGGAACCAAGTCTCACAACACGTTTTGGCCAGTACTTAAGCTTACTGCAGGTTCACCGATATATTTCAATACAATCGGGATTAGTTCCAAAGAAACTAACCCCATTATGAAAAGTGGGCTGTGAAGCTGCAGTCACAAGGTACCACTTAGCCAGACACTGTTTCAGAAATGGAACTGCTTTCAGAGCAGATGGTATTTACAAACATAAAAACTCCAAAGCACacagtgaggggaaaaaaagccagaaactATAGAAAAACGAGTTAAAACTCTtgacatttaaaacagaaaggcaaCTTTCTGAGCTTTGCCCCAACAAACTGTTGGaagataaaaagataaaaaggctTTAACTAGTATGAAGGGTTTATGACTGTCTTCTCAGATAAATTTGACCTGTAACATCCCTCAGAGCCTAGCTCTTATTCAAacttacagagaagaaaaaattctctAGAATGCGAAAACAAATCTGTTTACCAGATAAACACAATACACAAATTGATCTGGCTTCCAGATAAATCCAAGTTAAAAACTGGGCAGGAATGGATAGTTTCCTTAAACAAATCAGAGCAATaagtaaaaacataaataatttgaataacttgtgtttcatttttttatgcaAATACTCTTTCAAAAGAGACAGTGCCTCTAATGAATGCAAATTAGCACtgagaagaagcagaagcagtCTGAAGCCTGCATCTGTCAAATTTGCAGGTATTCATACAAAACACTACAACAGCGttctctgaaaatatattggtgAAATTAAATTACCCAAAAGCAAGCTGCAAATCTGGGGGAGCAAAAGGAGGACACTTTTCATAGGCCATTTCCCACAGCTGTTGACAGAGCTACTGTTTACAGTAgaacttttattattattattattactactactactgaaaaataaggcaaaggaggcaactgggggggggggggggggggggaaggcccGCACAATCTTTCTCAAatgagcaaaacaaagcagattcTACAATCTCCCAGAATACTAACCACAGAGGCAACACACATTGCACACTGCTTGTGCTACAGTTGGTTTGGAATGGTCAAGTTTATATCCTTAGACACTGGGAGAATTTATCTGACACTTTCAAAGTTCTCTAAAGCCTCTTAGCTCATCAGTTACACAGAGCATCGTAGCACCCAGATCTGTTAATAGATGTCCTGTGAAGAACTGTATTCTTGTCACAGCTTCACAACCATGACCTTTACTAGTACTTACATGGGCAATGTCTCCTTTTGTGCCAATGACCCTATCCTGAGAGTGCTTGCTGAACTCCACATAGTGGTCATCAGGGAAGGAATGCCTGTAGATAGAGTCAGTAAAGAAGTCACGGAACTGCAGATTCAAACTGCCTGTGTGAATCAAAGACTATCCCAACACCTCCAGCAGAGGTTtgaacaacacagaaaactaaaaatgtagaaaagacTTTCCTTCACCACTGACCATGGCACTACAATGCTAAAATGCTCCACTgacatttgcagaaaaatatctATTACAGACACAGCCTTTACAGCAGACCAGTGAGGAAAACCACAAGCAGCAAATTCACAGACTTGTCATAAACAGGGTCTGCCATAAAGATAACACTATTTAGAGGAGTGAGCAATGAATGGCATCATGAACATTCAAATACACATGCAGGCCTGAGGTATGTTGAACTTTTTATCTGAAGAATGCCCTCTAGCTGACCTAAAACAGGTCACACCAAAACTGTTGCTTACAAGTAAGGCAGACAACAGTcgaaccttttaaaaatgaagagcCTTCCACCCATTTTTTTATGGGAAGGAACAATCGTAAATACTGAAATcaattttaaatagctttatCCAGGTCTGAAATAGCTTGTATCAAAGTCTAAAAATTTCACCATGCAAATCACTGTGCTAGTAAAATTCCACAACTGGCTACAGAAAGATTGTCAAGATAATTTACAAACATGAgaatacaaaaccaaacatatttCTTTGCCTTCAGGGACAACAGTGATTTTACTGATCTGTCTTGCATTAAATAGGACTTTAGGTAGTTAGAATTTGGCAAAGCTGTCTGTACCCAATAAAATAGGGAAGATAATAAACATAAGAAAAGGcagcacattttattttctcacaaGAGACATTGTGAGAGCTGTGATATACTGTTCTTTCATAGAGTCTGTTCTTAGGGTTTCTGCCTATATTGAATGGTTCTTCTAACTGGAACATACCCCACAGCTGGATCAGAGTATACCTACTTCATATCAAAGACAGACTTCATTCCCCACAATGCAGACAGAGGTTGGCTCCACGTAGCAGATGTCAGCAATAAAGATCCATCCTGTATTTCCAGATGGGAGTGGAGGGGGACAAAGTGAAAAGAATACCAGGGAAAACAGAGGTTATCATTTTACCTGTACACTTTAAGTTACACTTACAAGATGAATTTAGGAACTATAGCAGATTTTGTGCTTACTAAACTGTGGGGATAAAGTCTAGGTATGTAATACTATGCATAATATAAAGAGCCCTTGGCAGACAAAGAAAAACGTTACAGATAACAATGGGAACGATCTATGATGTTACCAGCAGATAAAATCAGGATAATCCATGCCTGAATTTTGATGCCCTGTGAGTGAAGTTCATTCTACTTATAAATCAgctaccttttattttttcctagaatCATCCCCcaaaagatttttctccaaCAAAGGGAGGTTATATAAACTCTGATAACTTATCTCACATTTATCTTAAATACATACTCAGTTTAAGCATTTTTCCACTTCCAGACATATATATTCATTACTTATGAAGGCGCACAGCCACTGTGCATCTTCTCTATTatcttgggaagaaaaaagtaattgtagACCTCACAGAGAGGGAGTATGTAACTATTACAAGTACTTTAATTTCCAGCCCAGCCAGTAGGTCATTTTAGATCTACATATCTAGGCTGGCCCAGAACATACCAGGGCTTAGGCTGTGAGAACTTCTAAAACTCGGAACAGGTCTTTGATTACTTACCCTAGATGGCTCAAGGTGCGTGATGGCAGAGTTATGGCAGTTGTAACTGGCCTCCTCCTGTCCACTGAATACGTTATAGAGTTTCAACTGCCCCGTGCAAGTACCCAGCATTAAGAATCGTTCTCTTGCAGAAAACGCACAACAGGTAAAGCCACTCTCATCCTCATTTGCTTCCCTGAACACAGAAATTGGACGGAACCTACAGAAGGTAGAAATACAAGCGTCACCcgaaagagaaaagaaaagcaaaactgaaatgctgtgtGATGATACTAAATCCAGCCCTTAAAAATCATGTAGGTACTAAATGTCAATTTAAGACTAGTGCTCAAGTGAGTATGTTACAACAATATTTGcaatgtttgggggtttgttttgcaCTATTAAGTTCTTCTGTTAAAGCACATCATTAAGTAGAAGTACTTGGAGTCTGTCTTCTAAGTTGGATTGATGGAAAACCTGTAATGCCATCACCTGGATAAGTACAGACAGCTAGCAAAAAATTTTCTAACAGTTCTGAAACACTCAACACAAGAAGGCATGGCACATCAGCCAAATAACCTCCTGTCATCATAATTTCCCAAGGTGATACTGGTTTCACTGTGAAGATGCTTTCATCTATgtgtcatctttatttttataacctTACATCACCTTCCAATTTAACCTCAGCAAAGAATGGCCACATAAAAAGGCTAGCAACTTGCGGTGCTGCGGATTCAGCTGCAAGAGCAGAATATGGATTCTGCTGTCCTGCGTTTGTCAGCCAACCATCCTCGAGGCTATGCTACACTCTCATGTAAAACTAGTGTTACATACTTACCTTCCAAAGGAGAACAAAGTGCTATGAGCTTCATTAGTCAATGCTGCTAATGAATTAACAcgatactgaaaataaagtgtgCTTTATGTACAAAGGGTCGGTACTAAGGAcaagagaaacagaacaacTTCTAAAAACGCTTTTCAAGGTTCTCCCACTTGTTATTGTTGaattaaaacacttttctctCCAGGGATACTCCACTGCGGGACTGCACAGCCTGAATCCAGGTAAGGCTTTTTGGCACAGTACATCCTGAGAGGGatcaagaaacatttttcttccttacctgCTAAATATAAGGTGTCTATCAAAGCAGCCACCATCCACCCCTCCGTACTTCGGAAAGGCTGCCCTGCGGGTCAGCCGTGAGGTAAAGTTAGTTGGCGCTTGGCGCCTCTGTTTTGGCTCAGGACACTGGTGGGGagtaaagagagagaaagggggacAGGTGGCAACAGGGTTCTTGCAGCGGGCATGCTGCTCCCTAAGGTACTCTGTGATTATACTGTCCAGCgtgggtggggaaggaaggtgTCTGTCCAGCTGCTTTTTGATAGCTGGGCTCTGGCTGTAGGCGCCATGGTCCGATTTTTGTCGCAACACTCTGATTTTTCTGCCATTGCAGGGAGATGGCCTCTCCCTGACAAAGCTAATCCTGCCAATCAGAGGAGAGTTGCTGGCATAAGAAGGGCCTGGAAGGGCAAGTGGACCTTGGGATGCAGATGGCCTTGCCTGAGCATGGACAGAGGCGGCAGTGGAACCTACAGAAGCGTGGCTACTCAAACGGGCTGAGATGCCGTTAGCTATGCGAGGAGTGCGAGGCAGGGTcacaggagaggcagcagccgCAACAGGGGTGAAGGCAGATGAATGAGATGCTGCAGTCATGGGTAGGTCAGCCTCTTTAGTGAGGACAGATGCAGTTTCTCCTAGGCCCTTAGAGATGAGATGGTTCCGAatcaggagcagcagctccttctcAGGAAACGTGATCCTTGATTGGGCCACCACATCAGCTTTTTGCAACCGAGCCAGAGAGACGTCTGTGCCAATCAGCAATGGCTTCCCCGAGACACGCTCTATCAGCTCAGCAGCATATTTGCAGAACTTCACATGCTCGCTGCGCTTGTCCTGAAGCACTGGTTCTTTCATCAGCTGCTGAATTTGACAGCTGCTGAAGAGGGGAAGCTTGCTGATAATCTGCCGGACAGTACTGCTCCGTGAGAGCCCCACCAAGGCTTTGCAGGCTAATGCTCGGATCTGATCTGCGTCTGTGATTGGCATCTTTATAGAGAGCAATGACAGCAGCACTTTGATGCCATTGTTGGACTGTACCACATTCCACATCTTAGCTAACGTGTGCTCACTGCTCTTGGGGGCCTGAGGAAGCTTTCGCCGAGGAGTTCCAGAGATGAATTTGCCAATACTGGAGATCCGATTATCTGGGCCACATACACAATTGATGATGATCTGAAGGGCTGATTTCTGAATCTCAGCATCATGGATGAAAAATTCACCCTCAGCAACTCCAAGGATGATACTAATACCTAGTGAGGGAAAGAAATAGTTTCTTCAGTACTCTAAAATGTATCTTGCACAGTTCGTCAGACAAGTAAGGGAGTCTTCAACAAATGAGAGGGAAATAGGTAATTCTCCTCATTCTGGGAACTTCTGAAGTTCTGCTAACTAGTGTAAGACGTATTCTTCTACCTCCCTGGCAAAATGATGCTCCTCCACTTCATCATCAGTAAGTAGGGAGTCAAACTATCTTTCTGAGAAGGTAATCAGGCATGGCCCAGGAATGCAAAATCTGAGATATCTGGCACAGAGAAAGATGCACAGGCATGCCTCTGATTCTTACTACAGAAAGCAACTCTCCTGTATAAATACTAACAAAGTGAAAATGCAGAGGAAGTAAGGGGACCATGttatgaaggggaaaaagcaaaatcatatCACAGCTTCCAGAAGGAGTTaggcaaaaatgaaactttGGGTTTGGTTCCCCCCCTACCCTAGACAGAGGACCTGTTTCATGTCTACTTCAGAAGATCAAAACCCACATTCAAGAAAGAATTGGTGTTTTGTCTAGAGAAAGGTTTTGTGCAAAATAAATTGTCTTTTGTCTATATCTAGTACTCTGCccaccttttatttttcttttcttaaaaaaagtcagGTCCCAGTTAATGCATAAGCCTTAGATCTGATCCAGGCACATCTCGCTCATTTGCATACTAAATCTGCAGGTAGCCAGTTAAAGCATAACTCAAACACCAATAATTGTTCCTCTCCCCTATTCTCAAATGCCATATCCCCAGGAGACCTAAATGTCTGGTAAAGTGAGGGAACCTAATAGTCCCGTTACAAAAGCAGATTTGCCTCCATCTGTATTTAATGAGCTCTTGAAAACAAGTGGAAGTCAAAGACCATGCCTTCAAATTTGTAATCCAACCACAGTGCTAATCATGACACAGTTTTAACCACAGTCTACTCTCCCATTTATTTGCATCCTTTACAGTAACTCTAAATACATGAGTTATTTTAAGCCTTGTCTTACTGCAGGTGAGAAACAGCCAGTTAAAAACCATGTAATAGAAGACAATTGATAACTGTGTAAGTCATCAGGACCACATTCAGCTTACCCACAGTGGAAACAGTAGATCCAGCTTCATCTAACACATCCACAGGTTCTGCCAGCTGCAACTGGATCTTAGGAACCACAGTCAGGATAGCTAGTACATCCAAAGCATACCGTACTGTGTCATTCCTGGAAGACAACAATAGAAGAACTCATGTACAGAGTTGTTTCAATAACATAAAATAGTATTCAATCTACTCTGCTCCAACAAATAGGAGTATATCAGTCACATCTGATGTATTTGATGGTGCCTTTTGATCTTAGAATGTTCTGCTCTTCAAGGGCTGCTCTCCACAGAAGGCAGCGCTCACATGCACACCATTGCCTGCAGTCTGTCAACATTTATCCCACACTGCCCACAGGCTCCTAAAAGCACTGTagttttgtatttataaaaataagaatgttAAGACTTATCCATAAAAGATTCTAAATTAAGTTTCTAAATCTAATCTAACTCTACATCTTAGTTGGGAAACACTGCTGCCTAAAATACTCTGTCATCAGTCAACTAGgaagtttttctgaagtgaaggGAAACTGTTTAGCAGTAAAACAGACAACCATGATAGGGAAAAAGGCATCAACTTAGGCACCAGTTGAAGAGAGACACAGGTGTGTGGAAGATGAAAAGGGCCATTAAACAAGAGGTGGGAGAGcagaacagttaaaaaaaaaaaggaaaaagaaaaaaaaaaaagaggggaaggtTTGTAACCCAGTACGGAAAGGTAGGAGTTAACCCAGGTAGCAATTAGGAAACAGCTGCAGAGCGTAAGAAACAGGGGAACAGAAACTACCCAGGAGACTGCAACCtgagagagagggaggcagggaattgcagaagcaaaacagatttcaaaggCTTTCAAGTTAAGTTAGGCAAGGAGCTCCTACAGGCAGCAGAAATAAGGAGGAGGGAGTCCTGGTGACAAGAATACTGCTGATGACAGCTAGTTATAGCAGACAGTGACTCCACAGTGAACATATCTCTAGAGAGGACTACAGCTTCACTCTGGGGAGCAGATGGTCGCTAGGAAAAACAGAGGCTGGAACTTTGCACCCATCCTCCTTTTGGACTGGGGACAAGATCCTAATGGTACTCTATCAGAGCCTGGTGGCAGTTCCCTTTCTTTTGTAACAGTAATGATGCTGCACATTTTTTGGGGGtagggaggtggggggaagaggtGCCACAGAAAGATAACAGAATATCATGATGCCCCCACAGCTTGTCTGCAGCCAAGACAAAGGAGAAACTTAAAAGTGGCATCATAAGGCGAGTCCCTCTACCAACACATTGAGTTTAACAGCTAGTGCTGTATCATCTAGGAACATGGACCTGAACAATGCACAGTAACAATCTTcagtctttttcctctctcacagGCTGGCTTGTTGCATATTCACACAACTCCTTTGCACAGCTATATCTGCTCAGTAAACTTCAAATACCAACAAATCAAAGTGACAGACAGCGTCCTCTCTTCATTCAGACATTCCACCTCTTTCCAGGGTTAAGGTATGTCTCAATTTCACCCTCTACTTTGAAGGTTTTCTAGCCTTTCTCTAACAAAAAGGTAAACAAATTTTGAGACAGATAGGAAGTGGCACAGAATTGTGATTAAGCTCTCCTATGATGCTGATTTGTCAGAATTCAAAGTCCTGAGGCATTTAGGCTCTTCAGAAATCTCATTACATCCCTCTCTCTACCTCAAAACTTTAGTCCTACTTTCCAAGGTGTTAACTTTCATAAGTACTGCATAGCCACAGCACAGGCCATAACAGCACTAACCAGTATGCGCCTGTTTTAAATGCTATCAGAGAGGTggaaaatatagaaatataagGTCCTGCCCAAGAGTCACAACTTACTGCAATAAAATACAGTACTACAGCAAACAGCCCACCTTGCATAGTAAGTCTTCCAGTTGCATGCTATGGAAATGAGCTGAAGCATGAGTTGGACACAAGACAATTTAAGAAAAACCTCTGCTGGCTCCCAGTAGAGCTGTGCTGGACCATACTCTATCAGGAACTCCATCATCTCTACAATCTGCTCATGTGTATATGAACAGGCCTGCAGGGAATTGAGTTGGAAGCATTAGAAAGAGATCACAAGGGTTACAAACTTGCACATCCACTCCCCCACTGCTGGGATTTAACTGAAAACTGCATCTACAAAGAGTAGACTACCACTGTCTCTTGCAGATTAAGTATTTACTCTCTGTTGTATTCCCCAATTATAAAATAACACAGCAATTGTCACTATAATATACAATAACAAGCTTAAGAATAATATCCTTTAAGTTTCTTTGCAGTCCTACAAGGCTTAGGCCAatttaagaggaagaaaagttacattaaattaaaattctacTCTGCTTTTAAGCTACTAATTCAGTAGTTACTAGACCatcattcaaaataaatttctgctaaaatattaaaaaaggcTTACAGTTTCTAAGTTCTGACTACAAAAcctactaaagaaaaaaaggaaattcctaACAAGCTTGCCTTtcaataatctttttttaaaatttacacaaGAAGGCAACAGCTTATACACATTTCTTTagttattgaaaataaatgggttttgcagaagcaaaaaaaccccttatgttttcttatttcagctCTTCTAGAAAACAATCACAAATTAAACCAGAAGCCACAGGTGAATGTACTCCCTCAAAACAAGCAGCcataaaattcatttaaaaaaaaaaataaaatatcactttgcagggagaaatgggaggggggggaaatcctGGCCAACACAAGAATCTCCCAGGTCATTCCTAAAAACTATGGTGTCCAAAAGACACATTTCAGTTGTCATTATTAAATCAAACTCATTTCCAAGTTTTTCAACATTATGCACTTTTTACAGATTTTGTCCTTTCAGAGATAAAAAGCATAGAAAAACCCATGAGTATCAAAAATAACCTGCCTTTAACTTAAGTTTTTGAGAGATGGAAAGGGAACCACAGCAGATGAGCAGGAACCTTAAGCAAATGTAATTCAGATGAACCTCAAAGgctcttctgtatttttctattgCAGTGTCATTCCACAAGGTAGGAAAAaagtacaaattaaaaaatgcctaTCCCTATAAACCGCATACTGCCTAGTTATTCCAACGGCTTTAAAGGACATCCACACATTCCTGCAGCTTGGATTCACTTGAAAAATGCAACAACCATGTTAAAAGCTTACAACATGCTACTCACCTTGTAGGGGGGCTGTGGATGTACCAGAATGCCTCCTTCAGTACGCTGGAGTGACTGCTTCACCTGTTCAAGTTTGATAGCAAGGTGAGCCTCAAAGTATCTACGCAAGGCCATGCAGGTGTGTTTCCCAGTCTGGCGACTGGCAAAGATCTCATCATCACTCAGGAGGGCTCCTTGGTCTTCCAGGTTTAAGATCTCAAGAGTGCTTATCTTCAGAAAGAGgttgggtggggggaaaaaaaaaagtttcatcagctcattcttcaggaaaaaaaaatcacctacaattctgtcgtggtttcagctggaataaagttaattttcttcttagtagctggtacagtgttttggatttagggtgagaataatgttgataacacactgacattttagttgttgctaagcagtgtttatactaagtcaaggacttttcagcttttcatactgccctGTCAGTGGAGcctgggagtgcacaagaagctgggagggagcatagccaggacagctgacccaaacgaGCCAAAgggttattccataccatattatgtcatgcccagtatataaactggggggagttggctggggggcaCCACGGCtcagggattggctgggcatcagtcagcaggtggtgagcaactgtaTTGTgcttcacttgttttgtatattctattatcattattattattttcccttccttttctgtcttattaaactgcctttatctcaacccatgactttttttttttaccctgattctctctcccatcccactgtgggatGGGGGGTGGAGTTAGCAAGCAGCTGCACAGTGCttcattgctggctggggttaaatcacaacaaATTCTCAGCTGCACTTGTACTAAACCCAGACAAACTTACTTTGCTATACAAGACATAAAAGCACACTCTGAGAGCTGACAAAAGCTGTCTGAACAGAAAAGGCTATCTGCATGGATAAATAAGTCTAAAAAGAACCATTGCCCCTCCTTCACTATctatgaagaaagaaatccagaagTTACATCAATGTAGATCTGGAGGCAGTGTTGTGCCTAATACTGTTAGGCATTACATTACACAACACAAAGTGTGCTTACACCCCGCAGTGCTGATGTCCCCGAGTTAGATACAACCCAAGCTATTAGGACTGCACAGCAATACCATGCAGATGTACCAGCTTTTGTACATAAACAGTATAATTTGTGCTCATAAGGTAGTGTGGATACCACAGTGCACACACAGTTGTACCTCTCCTAGAACAAGGCTGGATTTATCTGCATCCAAAAGGGTGCATGACAATACCACACATGTATGCGGAATGGTGAGAAACATTTGAACTACCACTAAGCCACCGCTGTTTGAGTAAGTACTGCTTAACCCAGGAGTTGCATCAAAAAGCTCTCAGAGGGTAGCAAGTCTCTGGAcaataatcataataataattagaagaaaaataataaagttaaAGGGATCCGCATGTATGTTGCTTACAAAATTCACCCCACCTTTCCATCTCTTGGAAAccgaggaggaaaaaaaaaaactaagcaaaaccaaacaaaagaacagaacTCCCCACATTTGCACTGTAAAGGGTGCAAAACCTGACACTAAAACCCTGTTCATCACATAAAACTACAAGTCTTACCAGGTTAACCAGACGTCGAAGGCCATCATGCCTGTCAAAGAGCTCCAGGACAGCACGGAAGGAGAAGCAAATGGAGAAGAACATGGTAGCATGGCAGCAGCCCGAGGCATGGGAGCACTCCATTAGCCATAAGGTATAGTTTACTACATCTGAAAGAACATTATGGGGGTGCATGCACACctagaaagcaaaagaacattCCTGAGGACTTCAACCAGATTGCTGAAGAGAATTTGTCCAAGGAGAATGAGGGTTCTTTGAGGGGCAAACAGACAGAGGACAAATACCAGTTACTCCCAGCTTGACTTGGGACATCTGAGACATGACATAAAAAGTCCCATTTCCAGACCTGTGAGACTAATAAAGGCTATGATGTGGGAATGTAGGACTAGCAATTGGTCCATTCCCAGACTTAAACACAATACAGCAGCCTTAGTGTACTATAATTCCAGAGAGTCCTTCTCCATACCACTTCAAGCTATCCGAAGAATGCCTCGCTAGaggcagagaaggaggagaagtttccactgaagaaacaaaaattcttcTCAGTGTAACAGTATCATATGCTATGTTGAAGTTCTAGCAAACTCTGGTAGCACTAAGTCTAGGGGAATTGCAAGGATCATCAAATGCAAATCTAAAGCTTGACTTTCTCTGGAAATAGTCAACGGAGctggtctttttcttttctcagaccCTGCCTCTGAGACATGCAGACAATGTTCTCAGAACTGCACTTTTGCATGCATTTGTTAGC
This window encodes:
- the DCAF1 gene encoding DDB1- and CUL4-associated factor 1 isoform X6, whose translation is MTSREPPLNTAACRLLLDIMPGLETAVVFQEKEGIVENLFKWAREADQPLRTYATGLLGGAMENQDIAANYRDENSQLVALVLRRLRELQVTEMTTKQENKRPSPRKVPSDPLLPLDEEAVDMDYGEMAVDGEQEEVSGDMEISFHLDSSHKTSSRVNSATKLDDGGLRKSKSGKQHERDGFRKAKQKLGFSASEPERMFVELSNSSWSEMSPWVIGTNYTLYPLTPAIEQRLILQYLTPLGEYQELLPIFMQLGSRELMMYYIDLKRTNDVLLTFEALKHLASLLLHNKFATEFVAHGGVQKLLEIPRPSMAATGVSMCLYYLSYNQDAMERVCMHPHNVLSDVVNYTLWLMECSHASGCCHATMFFSICFSFRAVLELFDRHDGLRRLVNLISTLEILNLEDQGALLSDDEIFASRQTGKHTCMALRRYFEAHLAIKLEQVKQSLQRTEGGILVHPQPPYKACSYTHEQIVEMMEFLIEYGPAQLYWEPAEVFLKLSCVQLMLQLISIACNWKTYYARNDTVRYALDVLAILTVVPKIQLQLAEPVDVLDEAGSTVSTVGISIILGVAEGEFFIHDAEIQKSALQIIINCVCGPDNRISSIGKFISGTPRRKLPQAPKSSEHTLAKMWNVVQSNNGIKVLLSLLSIKMPITDADQIRALACKALVGLSRSSTVRQIISKLPLFSSCQIQQLMKEPVLQDKRSEHVKFCKYAAELIERVSGKPLLIGTDVSLARLQKADVVAQSRITFPEKELLLLIRNHLISKGLGETASVLTKEADLPMTAASHSSAFTPVAAAASPVTLPRTPRIANGISARLSSHASVGSTAASVHAQARPSASQGPLALPGPSYASNSPLIGRISFVRERPSPCNGRKIRVLRQKSDHGAYSQSPAIKKQLDRHLPSPPTLDSIITEYLREQHARCKNPVATCPPFSLFTPHQCPEPKQRRQAPTNFTSRLTRRAAFPKYGGVDGGCFDRHLIFSRFRPISVFREANEDESGFTCCAFSARERFLMLGTCTGQLKLYNVFSGQEEASYNCHNSAITHLEPSRDGSLLLTSATWSQPLSALWGMKSVFDMKHSFPDDHYVEFSKHSQDRVIGTKGDIAHIYDIQTGNKLLTLFNPDLANNYKKNCATFNPTDDLVLNDGVLWDVRSAQAIHKFDKFNMTISGVFHPNGLEVIVNTEIWDLRTFHLLHTVPALDQCRVVFNYTGTVMYGAMLQADDEDDLLEERMRSPFGSSFRTFNATDYKPIATIDVKRNIFDLCTDSKDCYLAVIENQGSMDAMNMDTVCRLYEVGRQRLAEDEEDEEEDQEEEEQEEEDDDEDDDDTDDLDELDTDQLLEAELEEDENNENAGEDGENDFSPSDDEELANLLEEGDDGEDEDSDADEEVELILGDTDSSDNSDLEDDIILSLNE